The Pochonia chlamydosporia 170 chromosome 1, whole genome shotgun sequence genome window below encodes:
- a CDS encoding short-chain protein (similar to Eutypa lata UCREL1 XP_007791376.1): MTPPGSILVTGANGGLGSAIVAHIVKDAHLAKYTGLYSVRIADSATQLSAALAKAPDTHHHETLEVDLASIASVKSLAMDINNRVSKGELAPIRALILNAGYQDHLALTMTDDGFETTWQVNYLANFILTLLLLESIDKKNGTILFVASWAHDVDDARNETGGFAPYKDPKWRDMFPSPELLASGNWSTPADESGPYPGQRRYGASKLCAVMHMHELAERIARDQSLSGISVVGLDPGGMGTGLTRKSSLKMRLMMKAIPLFAAYTVGSDPNGTLRPTWKSAADVIRACFEIDLPKDKALYLNGTDQIETAKDSKDSLKRKQLWEYGVKVTGIGPNDTALHELS, translated from the exons ATGACACCACCAGGCTCAATTCTCGTGACAGGCGCCAACGGCGGCCTTGGATCTGCTATTGTCGCTCATATAGTAAAAGACGCGCATTTGGCAAAATATACCGGATTATACTCTGTCAGGATTGCCGATTCGGCGACTCAGCTGAGTGCTGCTCTGGCCAAGGCGCCCGATACTCATCACCATGAGACACTGGAGGTGGATCTTGCTTCAATAGCCAGTGTAAAAAGCCTCGCCATGGATATCAATAATCGTGTTTCCAAAGGAGAGTTAGCCCCAATACGGGCCCTGATTCTCAATGCTGGATACCAAGATCACCTTGCTCTG ACCATGACAGACGATGGTTTTGAAACCACATGGCAGGTGAACTACCTGGCCAATTTTATCCTCACCCTTCTATTGCTAGAGAGTATCGATAAGAAGAACGGCACGATTCTCTTTGTTGCAAGTTGGGCTCATGA CGTCGATGACGCCAGAAATGAGACAGGAGGCTTCGCCCCATACAAAGATCCAAAGTGGCGGGACATGTTTCCCAGCCCAGAGCTTTTAGCTAGCGGCAATTGGAGCACGCCTGCAGATGAATCCGGTCCCTATCCAGGTCAACGTCGATATGGAGCTAGTAAGTTGTGTGCTGTGATGCATAT GCATGAACTGGCCGAGCGAATCGCTAGAGACCAGTCCCTATCAGGCATTTCTGTTGTTGGCCTTGATCCTGGCGGCATGGGGACAGGTCTTACTCGGAAGAGCAGTCTTAAgatgaggctgatgatgaaggctATTCCGCTTTTCGCCGCATACACGGTAGGTTCTGATCCTAACGGTACACTGCGTCCTACATGGAAGAGCGCCGCAGATGTTATCCGAGCTTGCTTTGAGATAGATCTCCCCAAAGATAAAGCACTCTATCTCAATGGGACAGACCAGATCGAGACAGCAAAGGATTCCAAGGACTCTTTGAAGAGAAAGCAGTTGTGGGAATACGGAGTCAAAGTGACCGGTATCGGACCCAACGACACAGCTCTACATGAACTGTCATAA